The genome window GGAGAAAGCTGAGACacataaacacagaaaaacaacaataaaataccaCCAACACTAACACAAAACCAAGCAAAGAATTGATTTTGTAATGCTTGGTAATTCtgtcctttaaaataaattatctctcATGAGTAAATAATTCACTATCACAGCAATTTGATGAGCAGAAGTAGAGACAACTTCATTTAGGGAAATTACATTATATGTGAGATATGTGAGAAacatttaataatgttttttcttttttaagaaaatgaaggaaagtaaCTTGAGGAAAAGGCATATTGAATACTTTTACTTCACTTGGCTTTTTTAGAGATTTAAAGTAGCCATCCACCTAGAAAAATTCCAATAACATGAATTTTATaaaaccaaactttttttttcttcaactttgaaGGAACAAAACTAAAAAGTTGAAAATCCTACAGTTGATTCATCCCAAATCACTGTCTCTTCTGTCTTAAgtaggtttctttttctcttaagttCTTTTGTTCTCATGTTAGTGTTGTTCAGAGGCTAGGTttaggctttttgttgttgttgttgtttcttcaATTAAATTTCAAGTTTTCTTAAATAGCTTTCCTGAAGTGACACTGACGTGTCCAcctctccttttcttcatctGATCTTCTTGCTTTTGTCTAAGTCCAGTTTCTTAGCTGATTTCCTCAATTAATCCTTGGgcaaacaaaactaaaagttcAATACCCAAGAGTAGACTCATTCCAAAACATAGattcttgtcttttctttaacAGGTTACCTTTTCTCTTATGTTCTCCTTGAGTTCTTATGTTCTTTCTCAGAGGTTAAGTTTaggcttttttttcctccttttaattcaatttaaaattttatacaaaaaCTAAGTGTCCTGAAGTGACACTGACTGTATCTACCTCTCCTTTCCTTCATCGGATGTTCCTGTCTTTTTCTAAAtccatattgttttgtttttttttttcaattcaacCTTGGGTAAACAAAACTAAATATTCAAAATCCAAGAATAGACTCATCCCAAAGCATTTCCTCTTCTGTCCTTTCTtcaacagatttctttttctctttcctgtgctTACGTTCTTCTTTCTCAGAGGGTACAttatggctttttttcttttttcgatgCTTAAGCTTTCCTGAACTGACCCTGACTCTATCcccctctcttttcctttgtctgATGCTCTTGTCTTTGTCTAAATCTGTATCTTCAtaactctttttccttttatgtttggACAGCTCTTTCTCTGGCCTTTCTTTGCCTTCTTCCAGGTGTCGTTTTCTCTTCTGATGTTTCCGTTTATGACCTGCTTGATGGTCAGTAGTATTGTTTTCTGAGGAGAGGTGCTTGTAAACTTCAGATTCTACACTGTATGAGCCAGAGTTATTTTCTTGCTGATTAAGGCTCAAGGGTACTGGTTTTTCTGGGAAACAGTCTCTGGTGAGTTGCCAGTAGCTAACAGAATCTAGTCTCTGTTTGCTGTCATGAGCTGGTAAGCAATGAGGTAACTGGTTTTCCACTACTTGTGAAATACTGTATGGTCCTGAATAGGTCTGGAAAGTCTCACATGGGAGCTTTTGCTCCAACATTCTGTGTCTGGGTCTGACATCAACCATTTCTCTGTTCTTATGTATTTCTACAGAGCTATCTCCTATCTTTCTGAAACAAGTTTTTGGCTCTAGTCCTCTGGCTTTCTGCACTTTTATGTAATCTTCAAGTTCATCTTGGAAAGAATCATATGTCCTTTTTGAATGGGTTGGTAACCACTGAGGTAATTGGCTTTCCACTGGTGAAATATGGTATGGTCGTTGGTAGGTCTGGGAAGCCTCATGTGAAAATCTTTGCTCGCACATTCTGGATCTGGGTCCAGAATCAACCATTTCTCTGTACCCACGAGTATCCACAGAGTTCTCTCTCACCTTTCTGAAACAAGTCTTTGGATCTAGTCCTCTGGCTTTCTGTACTTTGATGTAATCTTCAAGTTCATCTTGGAAAGAgtcatatgtcttctttgaatGAGGTAACTGCTTTTCCACTGCTTGTGAAATATTGTATGGTGCTGGGTATGTTCGGAAAGTCTCAAATGGGAGTCTTTGTTCAAATATTCTATGTCTGGGTCTGGAATCGACCACttctctgtatctgtgggtttcCAAAGAACTCTCTTCCATCTTTCTGAAACAAGTCTTGGGCTCTAGTCCTCTGGCTTTCTGCATATTGATGTAATCTGCACACTCATTTTGGTAAGAGTCTTGTGTCTTCCTTGAATTCTTCACTAGATTGATAACAATGGATTCTCTGTAAAGAAGACAGTAGAAAATTCTTATTAGATTGTTTTATTCTAAGTATTTTCTTTGCTCTTAAAAGTATtagtctgaaaaaagaaaaacaacaaatacccaaattttaaaaacctacttCATTATAAAAGCTATAAATTGTGAATTTTTATGCCAAAAAAGCAGCATGGACAGTGAGAACCTACCTCATTATAAAGCCATAAATCATGACTTTTTATGCCCCCAAAAAGGAGCATGGACAATGATATATCTCCCAGGTACCTCACAatttttatccaaaaaaaaaaaaaaaaaaaaggaaatttcctcaggcCCAGGATGAAAGGGAAGAAGGGTATAAAGTAGCAGATATATCTGATGTTGTCGTAGCACTAAAAATATTAAGGCATGTTGCAATGTATGGGTagggaataataatatttaatgtcCTGAGAGATGCTCTGATTTGAATgttatatcatttttaaagttttcattaattccttatatatatcttataaatGTGATAGGTGTTTATTCTGTaatattgagatttttaaaaatctaaattataaatctagccaggtgtggtgtgtgtgcctgtattcccagctactgaggctgaagcaggaggatctcttgagcccaggagtttgaggctgtactGCACTATGATGgaacctgtgaatagccactggactccatcctgggcaagatAGCAGGAACCCATCTatgaaaaaaaggaatgtaaatttAGGTTAATTGGGTAAGTCAGACAATTTAGCTTCTAAATATTCAGatacaaataatagaaatattttctactaCAATAAAACAATGTAACAGAAAGAATatgtcttgattttattttattcattttattttatttattttcttgagacagggtctcactctgttgcccaggttagagtgcagtggtgtgatcatggttcactgcagtctcaacatcctggactcaagcagtcctcctaccttagctacccaagtagctgtgatGATGGGTACATGCCAcgaaacctggctaatttttcttttttcttgggtacaggtaaggtctcactatgttgcccagacttgacctcaaactccttggctcttcctcccacagtgctgggattataggcatgagtcaccagaCCTGGCTCTATGTCTTGACTTTAAAAGCAtcaatacaaagataaatagtcAAATACCCTCTGCTATCTGAACTACCCAATCTCCAACTGTCCATTCAATTCTCCTCTCCTTGAAATAACAGAACAAAATggactaaatatttattgaactcctactatgtgccagggcaGGCACCTTACACATATTATATTTCCTCATAACAATCTTATATAAGAACTGACCAAAGTTACACACTTGGTAGAAAAATGGATCTGGTATTCTAATCCAGGTCCATCTGATAGCAAGACCTTTGTTCTTAACCACTATACAGCACTGGAAAAATGGTGACTGGATCACTGAATCCCTGGAACCAAGCTAACCTTCCAGAAATTCTCTGAATTTGTGTGATTAGTGTGAGAGTGATCCTTTAGCATCTCTCCAAAGAACACTGCTCTCTAGTCAGGAGGGTTGCCAGTTAGCCAGCTTTGCCAGTACACTATCATTACtagaactaaaactagaactcCCTGAGGGACACTAGTATGCAACATGTTGCGAATATTACCAACCACATCCAGGTTTAACTCATAGGGACATGAATGCCTAAGAAGTTTGTAAAATACATTGAAGAGTGCTTGACTAGAAGCTCTGGTCTTTAGCATCATAGGAAAATTTTAGCAAAAATACTTACTTAATTTGATGTTCACTTCCTTGCATATGGGACCGGAACATATCTAAAGATGTAAAAGCAATACTACAAATATGGCAAACATAGGTTCTCATACTAAATGCTGAAAAAACAAAGAGTTCAAGTTAAGAAGGTCAGTATACATTTAAAATCACATAATGTTAGAACTGGACAAGAATTTATTAGAGACCATCTACTTGACATTTTCCAATAAAGATGGGGCCCAGAGAGGTCAAATGACTTTGTCAAAGTCACAGAGCAAGTTAGTAGTAGTGTTAGCCTCTCAGAGCCACGCCTCTTAATTGAATGCCCACAATTCTTTTCACTACACCACACTGCTTCTCTAGCTTAACTTCTTCCCTAAGAATCTGCTATCTGTCTACTGACTGTTGCTACATGGAGGTGCAACAGACACCTGAAATTTAGCATGGCCAACCAACCTTTGCCTCTGAATCTCTTAACCAACCTTTTTTTGTTTGCCCCAACTCTGTTTCCACCCAACCAAAACCTGAAACGtcccaaaacattaaaaacaaataaaggcaAATTTTTTACTCTCTTACCTGAGATCACTGCAGTGCCTTAGTTACCAAAAGTAATTTCCACAGATTTTAGAAAGGAGAGAGGTTCAGTGAGCCCCACTCTCAGGATAAAAGCTGAAAgcaaaattctaaaacaaaactaCTAGTTACCACTTCAAAAGAGTCAAAAACTATACACTAGCAACTATATAGTAACTAGCACACTATTCTGCTTCATAGGTAGAATTAGAAGCAAGggatacattaattttttaaaaatctcatcatcTTCCACTTTATCTTTGatcagaaaaagcaaattaatacatttcataagccaaatataaaatcattctgACCCTAGGGAGGAGGAAATAAATTGGTACCTGCAAAGACTTTAGGGACAACAATGGTAATCTTCTTTTAAACCAAAAGGTCACCTAATCATTTAAAAGAAGCTAAATTAATTATTATCAAGTATATTGGCCTTGTCTGAGCAAAGACtattcatagaaacagaagacTGCTTGCAAGGGGAAAGAAAGACGCTGACTTTGAAGAACGTGAGGTTGCACACTACTGACTATTGCGGGCCTAGGAAAACTCAGCAGGTTATGTCAAAATCTGAATGAAATGATCCCTCAAAACTATCCTTTTCTATGCTCTAATTTCATGTGTACTAAGTCACTTTCTGATTATAATTGGTTTTTCATATTCTTTGATACCAACAAAAGGATACCCTGGATGACAGACATCAAGAAAAACTAGGAAATGGAAATATGTATCTCCTCTTACCATAAATCAATAACAGAATGACAATACAATAACTTAAAGTACAATGTTTCCCAGACTTCTGGGAAACCACCTAGGGTGTCagttaaaaatatagattcccAGGCTCTCCCCTGGAGAACATGATTCAATGCTTCTGGGGCAGGGACAAGAAATTTCTATGATCACAAATATGGCAAATGATTATCACAGGCTTTGTGAGAAACATATTAAAGTAGTATCTTTCCAGTTAGTTTTTTATCAGCCACTTTCAAGTTTGTGGTTACTGAGTCCCTGATTTGAGGCTGATCAACTTGAAGATATTAGACTTCTTGCAAAGCTAAGGACTAAACCCAGGAGAGGACATATTCACAACAACCTCTTTCAGGAAATTCTTACCATCTTTTACAGGTGCTGGAACTTAGGCTCAGATTAACTTTGCCAATACCATATATTTTGAGGGCACCCAAGTTGTGCAAGATAAGCAGGAGTCCTGGTTTCCTCTGGATTAGTGTTTCTCAATGCTGGTTACACATTAGAATcatatggaaaaatttaaaaatattgatgttaCAGCTCCATatcagaccaattaaatcagaatctctaggagtGGAATCAGGCATCCTTACTTTTTGAAAGCTTTACTTATGATTTAACTGTGCAGCCACTGTTGAGCACTTGCCCtaaatcaagcttgtccaacctgtagcccacaggccacatgtggcccagggtGGCTTTGAATGTGACTCAACACAAATTCACAAacattcttaaaacattatgagatttttatgtgattttttaaacTCATCAGTTATTGTTagcattagtgtattttatgtgtggcccaagataattcttccagtgtggcccatggaagccaaaagattggacaacTCTACCCTAGATTATTGGGCCAATAATCTTCATTATGACTATAAACTCAGATTATATTTCAgagtttttacatatttatttaatgcttatAAAGTATACTGTATATAGTGTTCTCCTCAGTTCCTGCTTTCTCTACAAATTACATCAGAAATAATATTCTAATAGAGGTAATACAAAGGTTTAGAAGAGCTGCCAGTCATGTATTAAAGATCCAGAGGGGCATTTCTAGAACTGTAGTCTGATTACCATTACCTTAGCCCTTGGCTTTTTCACATATTGatgttctttatctttttatagGATTCAGATATCTCAGAAAATGATATATAAAAGTTGCGTAAACCCTTTCTGTGAAGATATGAAACCTATTCATGGCCCCAAGGTCAGAATTCCTGATTGAATCCTCCTGGGGCTTGCCTCCATTCTGTTTCTTAAACTCTTCACTCTTTTATTCCAGAGACTACTCCAcagttctgttctgttcttgGCTGTTCTGCTCTCAGCCCTTCTAGGATTCGTTGTTTGAGTTCACCCAGAAACTCAGGCTCCTTTACAGCTTGTACCTTTCAGAATCTTCACTAACCTAAAACTTGTGGGGCCTACTCTTCCCCTAATCATACCCCTATCTCATAAGTCTCTGAACTAAGGTCTTTGTTTTCAAAGTATAAATTGGGAAAGTGCATGTCTAATACTATTTTCAATCTTGACTCCATATAAAAATCACTTAGGgagttaaaaaagagaaaacaaaacacgAATGTTAAATTCCCAGAGACAGTAATTTAATTGATTGGAGGGATGGCCTGAGCAATGGGAGGTCTAAAAGCTCCTCACATGATTCTAATTagtcaaggttgagaaccactggtctcaCATCTTAAATGGGGAAAAGCCAATTGAGAGCTGCACATAATCAAAACTGCAGCTatcagaaagaatagctaatggatgctgggcttcatatctaggtgatgggatgatctgtgcagcaaaaccaccatggcaaacatttacttatataacaaacctgcacatctgcacatgtacccatgaacttaacataaaagttggaaaaaaactGCATGTGAATATGGAATTtatgttataaagaaaaatagaaaacgtccaatttacctattttaaaattatgacaggacaaaatatttttacaaaccTAACATTTGTTACAAACCTATTCTGTGATGGGTACTATATATACTACTTCAGTTAATTATTATTCAATCCTGTAGAgttacattattttcattttataccaGAGGAATCTGTAGTGCAACTTGGCAAGTGACTATATCTCCAAATCTATGTTTATCCCTCTATACAACACTGCCTCTCAATAAACAATTTGCAAATATGAATTGAGAAAAAATTATGTCCTCATTACCATATAAAGCACTAAGAAGGATACTGCAGAATAAAATATAATCCTTTGTCTCAGGGAAGCTAATTCCCTTGAGGGGCTATAACTGATGCAATTGTCAATGAACAGTAAAGCCTATGAGAAatcagagaaaggagagaatacAAAGAACCAGAACAGTAAGGGAAGTTGTGATGGATCTTTGAGGACAGAAAGGATTTGAATTTGTAAGAAAGCAGGTAAGGGCATTTCTGGGGATGAAAATAATTTCCTGTATGGCAGAGATAGAAATGAGCACAATATGTTGAATCCAAATAATCGGTTTAACAAACACTGAATACCTTTGTGGCACCAAGCATCAGGTTAGATGCCAGGGAtacaagataaataaaacagcCAAGTTGTTCACAAATCCAGTGTGAGAAAGATACATGAACAAAATATTTCAGTCTCACTTGGTAAAAGTAAGAGAGGTATGTTTAAGAGGTATGCAAGCACAAAGAAGCAGGAGCACTTAGCATACTATGGGGGTCTGAAAAAGGCTACTGGAAGAGATAATGTCTTAGCTAAACTTGGAGGGATGATGAATAGTTAACCTGAAAAGAGTTGAGAAGAGTGTTTTAGGGacaaaaattcatgaaaatagcATAGAAGTGCTTACACGAACTTCTTAAACTTTGGAATTGTTGTAGAGTAAAACATAAGGGAAAGAGATGGGAAGAGGCAAAATGGGTCAAAGAAAGACTTATATGTTATGCTAAGGAGCCCGAATTTTTTATTCTGTGCTTTGGGAAACCTCAAAGTGTATTAAGTGACGTGGTTGGTCAATTGTGTGTTTTAGATGAGTCTCTTCTGTGGCTGCAATACAAAGGATTAATTTAAGAAGAGTAAGCCTAGAAGTAAGGAGATCAGGCAAGACATAATGAAAACATGGACTAGATAGGTCTCAGTAGGGGTAGAGAGAAGCAGGGAGATTGGCATAACATTTAACTTTAAAACTGGCAAAAGTTAGTGACGGAATGAATGTGAGGGATAGTGGAGAGGAGAGAATCTAGAGAAGTCTAAAATAATTCCCAGAAACCTAATTTGGTAAGTGGGTGGGTGGTGATCCCATTAACTGAAATTGGAACTTCAGATGTATGTGTTGTTTTAATGGGTGGGAGAGTAGGCAATGGTGAATAGTGTAAGTTTGAACACAGGGTCTAAGATATCTACAAAACTTTCATGTAAAGGTGTCCAACAGGTAGTTATATACAGGAGTATGAAAGGCAGAAGATAGGTCAGAGAGATTTTGGAGATGTCAGAACATGCGGGTGGATAGTCAAAATAATCAGACTGGATGAAATCTCCTGAAGATAATGTATAGGTGGGCACAGGAATAGCAACATACTGATAAAACCCTGGAGAATGCCATTCTTTAAAGAAAGATGGTGGAAAAAGATGAGCCTATGAAAAGTCCACCAAAGCAAAGGACAGCAAATTATAAGAATGAACAGGAGAGAGTGATGTCAAAGGAGCTAAATAAAGATGCTCATTGGACTTACAAATTTAGAAGTCACTTTGGCACTGTGAGCAGTAGTCACAGTGAGGTGGTAGACTGGTGGTGTGAAGGCTGAGGGAAGAAGTGCCAACAAATGGCAGTGAGTTGAGTAAATAATAAGTGAAGACAGTAAGAGTggactacatttaaaaaaaaaaaacttggttaagaagggaaggggagaatgTAGTAGTTAAAGGAAAACTCAGGGTTACAGGAGGGTTTGGTTAAACCAAGATACTTGGTAGTAATCCACATCTGAGGGCCAAATTTTTCTCGATGAAATCACAAAGAAGCTTGTCTGAGAAGTGTGAGGAGAAGGAATGTAGAGCAGGGGAAGAGAGTCTTGAAGAATGATACAGGTTTAAAATTGTCGCTAAGGggaaagtgaaggaaaaagaaacagattaaGTAGGACTAAAGGCCCAAAGAGGTTAGCTACCAAGACTCTGAAAACATACCCAATCTCTAGGTACCAAGACTCTGAAAACATACCCAATCTCTATACTTTATAATTTTCCATAGCATCACTCAGTAGGCTTTATGCAGAAGTAGAAAATGTAGAGGGTGGAACTGATCCAGGGATGAAATCCTGCTACTAGGGAGTGAAAGAATAACAATGAGGTACAAGTAAAGCTTTCCAGAAGGTTGTTACAGCATTAAGGTGTGAGGTGATGGTAGTAGAAATGTAATGAAGGGCTACAGAAAGGAGAAATAGTTCTAAGATTTGCTAATGGATAGAATATAGATAATCAGGTAGTCAAAGATACCCTCAAAGAGTCAAGTGTAGGTGAATAATAAACATTGGAACTACTAGCAAAGAcagaaaatttgggaaattcaAGTTGATTGTAGAGATTATTAATTCCATTTCAGGTATGTTGAGTTACAGGTGAAGGTGAGGCATCTAAGTGCAATAATGGGGCCAAAAATTAGTAAGATAAACAAAAcgaatacaataaataaaaaatacatacatactttAGTTCCATATCGTTATGGTAGCCATTCCTGTGCTAATAAGATCTGAGCTGGATGAGGGATATGAAGAAAGCAGTGAGAatgatgaagaaaaagagaaagattagaTATGGGAGAAACATATATAAACAACAGCAGATGGAGAGGAAAGCAGACAGTAGAAAATGGGTGATGAGTGAAACAGTTAAGGTGGCATATGTTAAATTATTACCACTTGCTCACTTGTAATGAGGGCATCTGCTGTTACTGTTCTTTGAAATTCTCATTAGCTAATTAAAATTCTccaggtatttttaaatgttcaaatgtTTACTACTCTCAAAATGAAAGAGCCAAGGCAGGGTTGAAAATATGCTGAGCTCTTGCTTCAGAGGCTAATGTAAAGTGATTCCAACGACTGGATAAAATTATGCTGATGATCATCCCCTCTCCTCCACCATCAGATGAGAATTTCACCAAAATCCTTCTTTCCTCATTCTAATAACATTAAAACTTCAGAGTGCCAAAACGGCCCTCCCCATTTAGAAGTGACAGGAGTGCACACACTTCTCATAGTTAAAACTCAGTTCAAATTTACCTAATGCTACAAAATTAGAAGCCACTTATTTCAGATACACTCAACCTAGCAACGGGAAAAATACCTTAACAAGTGAAAGTTGTCATTTCTCTGAACATATACTCCTATTTTCAGAAACCCTATCACTTGCATTTCTACACTTGCCTAAATCAACATTCTTCATAATACTAGATAAAAACACGTATCTCTATGTAACTTGCTGGGATATGCTGAATCACACTAAGTAGAAACCTGAAAGAGTAGAAAACAGGATAAACActcaacaaataaagaaaattaatagttCTCTGATACATATATTAAGCTAATCTCTATTGAAGTGGGCCTATTTCTGTGCCAGTTTCTATCTATAGCACTGGAAATACAGATGAATTAGATGAAGTCCCTTGCCTCAAACACCATACATTCTAAttggagacagacacaggaaGAGATAATTAGAAATGCAGGTTAAGGAAGCACATAAGATTAACCTTGAAGTAAGTGAATGAGTGGGAGTTAGCCAGGAGAAGTGTTATGGGGATATTCCAGACAAAGTGGCAGCATGAAAGAGGACATAGACACAAAAAAAAGGGTAATAGTTTCTGGAAACCATATGTGGTTTGCAGGTACTGACCCACACAGATCATGCCAGGAAGTAGCAGGGGATAAGCCTGGAGAAGGCAGGCAGAAACAAGATGGTGGAGAGCTATGAAGcttagattttatatttagaagatGAAGGAACAATGAAGGATTTTAAAGAAGGGGAATGACATGGAAatacttacattttaaatgaaacactCTAGTGGTTAAATTGGGGGTGGGTTTGGGGAAACAAAACTGGAGACAGAAAGAGTAGTTAGGAGGTTGTGGCAATCGCTTCTCAAAACTTATTCAGTACAAATCACCTACAGATCTTGTtacaatgcagattctgattccgTAGGTCTGCAGTGGGGCCTGAGAGTCTTtgttctaacaagttcccaggtgatgccaatggTGTTGATCCACAACCCACACTCTGAGTAGTAAACCTCTAGGAAAGATCTTGAGGACCTGAACTAATGTGGGAAGCGTAGGgctggagagaaggggagagtAGTATTCAGGAGGTAAAAGAGTCACAGCTTGGTGCTTCATTAGATACACGAAGTGAAGAAGGTGGTATTTGGGGGTTCATAGTTACTTGCCGGTTTCTACTTTGAATGACTAGGTGGATGTGAAATGGCTATGAGGCATCCAGGTGAAGCAGTAGCTGCCTTTTGGATATGTGAATCTAATGCTTGACAGAAAGGTCATAAGTATACAGATGAGAAATGAAACCAGGGAAATAGAAATTGTGTTTGCAGAGTAAGGTCAAGAATGAAACCATGGGAATACCTACATCTAGGTAATGAATAAAACAAGAGtccatagagaaaaaagaaacagcaatagAGAAGAACCAGAGCATAAAGAGTTACATATGACAAAGAATAGAGTTTCAAGGAGGAGAGAAGAATGAACATTTTCACATGAAGGAGAAAGGCTGGGTaaagaaagaactgaaaaataatagtaaGTGGAGGAAAAGAAGTGGGTGGAAGAGAGAATATGAAAGGGGAATAAAATACACTAGTAGTGAGAAGGTGCCTGTggggggaaaaatgaaaaaaaaaatatggttaGAAGAGCAAGTGGATCACTCCAGTCAGGATCAGTCTCTTTACTGTGCCTGAATTCTTGCCACTCTTTCTTAGCTCCAAGCCCTTTGGTTCACCCTTTCTTCTTCCCACTTCTATCCACTGAAAATCATCTAAATATATGAAGATTTTTCTGGACCATTATGCTTCACTCATCTAGTTAACaaaaaaatgta of Macaca fascicularis isolate 582-1 chromosome X, T2T-MFA8v1.1 contains these proteins:
- the ZMAT1 gene encoding zinc finger matrin-type protein 1 isoform X5; protein product: MAAVPSTVTPLAAESSPQEATVSAASSSSYTACEAAAAAAAAVIVPASSATSAPACPPAGGCGDGGGGGFGCSTMAAAGRGGSSFKVDTRPCLREDAMWNEQEEKAELFTDKFCQVCGVMLQFESQRISHYEGEKHAQNVSFYFQMHGEQNEVPGKKMKMHVENFQVHGYEGVDKNKFCDLCNMMFSSPFIAQSHYVGQVHAKKLKQLMEEHDQTSPSGFQPEMAGVPLTTSAESTFLKPLPVKPPPDMFRSHMQGSEHQIKESIVINLVKNSRKTQDSYQNECADYINMQKARGLEPKTCFRKMEESSLETHRYREVVDSRPRHRIFEQRLPFETFRTYPAPYNISQAVEKQLPHSKKTYDSFQDELEDYIKVQKARGLDPKTCFRKVRENSVDTRGYREMVDSGPRSRMCEQRFSHEASQTYQRPYHISPVESQLPQWLPTHSKRTYDSFQDELEDYIKVQKARGLEPKTCFRKIGDSSVEIHKNREMVDVRPRHRMLEQKLPCETFQTYSGPYSISQVVENQLPHCLPAHDSKQRLDSVSYWQLTRDCFPEKPVPLSLNQQENNSGSYSVESEVYKHLSSENNTTDHQAGHKRKHQKRKRHLEEGKERPEKELSKHKRKKSYEDTDLDKDKSIRQRKREGDRVRVSSGKLKHRKKKKSHNVPSEKEERKHRKEKKKSVEERTEEEMLWDESILGF
- the ZMAT1 gene encoding zinc finger matrin-type protein 1 isoform X2, producing the protein MAAVPSTVTPLAAESSPQEATVSAASSSSYTACEAAAAAAAAVIVPASSATSAPACPPAGGCGDGGGGGFGCSTMAAAGRGGSSFKVDTRPCLREGEFPSRGAGAAPSPSLPLFSPCEIGLGAVRHCPTPHLPWRSKGQARPAPPCRISPECARWTEAERAFPTSPTCKGWGTPGKRIADAMWNEQEEKAELFTDKFCQVCGVMLQFESQRISHYEGEKHAQNVSFYFQMHGEQNEVPGKKMKMHVENFQVHGYEGVDKNKFCDLCNMMFSSPFIAQSHYVGQVHAKKLKQLMEEHDQTSPSGFQPEMGVPLTTSAESTFLKPLPVKPPPAFSMRTYVCHICSIAFTSLDMFRSHMQGSEHQIKESIVINLVKNSRKTQDSYQNECADYINMQKARGLEPKTCFRKMEESSLETHRYREVVDSRPRHRIFEQRLPFETFRTYPAPYNISQAVEKQLPHSKKTYDSFQDELEDYIKVQKARGLDPKTCFRKVRENSVDTRGYREMVDSGPRSRMCEQRFSHEASQTYQRPYHISPVESQLPQWLPTHSKRTYDSFQDELEDYIKVQKARGLEPKTCFRKIGDSSVEIHKNREMVDVRPRHRMLEQKLPCETFQTYSGPYSISQVVENQLPHCLPAHDSKQRLDSVSYWQLTRDCFPEKPVPLSLNQQENNSGSYSVESEVYKHLSSENNTTDHQAGHKRKHQKRKRHLEEGKERPEKELSKHKRKKSYEDTDLDKDKSIRQRKREGDRVRVSSGKLKHRKKKKSHNVPSEKEERKHRKEKKKSVEERTEEEMLWDESILGF
- the ZMAT1 gene encoding zinc finger matrin-type protein 1 isoform X1, with the protein product MAAVPSTVTPLAAESSPQEATVSAASSSSYTACEAAAAAAAAVIVPASSATSAPACPPAGGCGDGGGGGFGCSTMAAAGRGGSSFKVDTRPCLREGEFPSRGAGAAPSPSLPLFSPCEIGLGAVRHCPTPHLPWRSKGQARPAPPCRISPECARWTEAERAFPTSPTCKGWGTPGKRIADAMWNEQEEKAELFTDKFCQVCGVMLQFESQRISHYEGEKHAQNVSFYFQMHGEQNEVPGKKMKMHVENFQVHGYEGVDKNKFCDLCNMMFSSPFIAQSHYVGQVHAKKLKQLMEEHDQTSPSGFQPEMAGVPLTTSAESTFLKPLPVKPPPAFSMRTYVCHICSIAFTSLDMFRSHMQGSEHQIKESIVINLVKNSRKTQDSYQNECADYINMQKARGLEPKTCFRKMEESSLETHRYREVVDSRPRHRIFEQRLPFETFRTYPAPYNISQAVEKQLPHSKKTYDSFQDELEDYIKVQKARGLDPKTCFRKVRENSVDTRGYREMVDSGPRSRMCEQRFSHEASQTYQRPYHISPVESQLPQWLPTHSKRTYDSFQDELEDYIKVQKARGLEPKTCFRKIGDSSVEIHKNREMVDVRPRHRMLEQKLPCETFQTYSGPYSISQVVENQLPHCLPAHDSKQRLDSVSYWQLTRDCFPEKPVPLSLNQQENNSGSYSVESEVYKHLSSENNTTDHQAGHKRKHQKRKRHLEEGKERPEKELSKHKRKKSYEDTDLDKDKSIRQRKREGDRVRVSSGKLKHRKKKKSHNVPSEKEERKHRKEKKKSVEERTEEEMLWDESILGF
- the ZMAT1 gene encoding zinc finger matrin-type protein 1 isoform X8: MRTYVCHICSIAFTSLDMFRSHMQGSEHQIKESIVINLVKNSRKTQDSYQNECADYINMQKARGLEPKTCFRKMEESSLETHRYREVVDSRPRHRIFEQRLPFETFRTYPAPYNISQAVEKQLPHSKKTYDSFQDELEDYIKVQKARGLDPKTCFRKVRENSVDTRGYREMVDSGPRSRMCEQRFSHEASQTYQRPYHISPVESQLPQWLPTHSKRTYDSFQDELEDYIKVQKARGLEPKTCFRKIGDSSVEIHKNREMVDVRPRHRMLEQKLPCETFQTYSGPYSISQVVENQLPHCLPAHDSKQRLDSVSYWQLTRDCFPEKPVPLSLNQQENNSGSYSVESEVYKHLSSENNTTDHQAGHKRKHQKRKRHLEEGKERPEKELSKHKRKKSYEDTDLDKDKSIRQRKREGDRVRVSSGKLKHRKKKKSHNVPSEKEERKHRKEKKKSVEERTEEEMLWDESILGF